The following are from one region of the Macaca thibetana thibetana isolate TM-01 chromosome 2, ASM2454274v1, whole genome shotgun sequence genome:
- the LOC126949010 gene encoding LOW QUALITY PROTEIN: nucleosome assembly protein 1-like 1 (The sequence of the model RefSeq protein was modified relative to this genomic sequence to represent the inferred CDS: inserted 2 bases in 1 codon): protein MSLAPGGALLPAEHQNQDSKLSLLYAVLSQPLFLFDKQFEIINAIYEPMEEECEWKPDEEDKISEQLKEKAKIEEEKKDEEKEEPIGIPEFWLTTFKNVDLLSDMLQEHDEPILKHLKYIKMKFLDADQPMSFVLEFHFEPSEYFTNEVPTKTYRMRSEPDDSDPXFDGPEIMGCTGCQIDWKKGKNVTLRTIKKKQKHKGRGTVCTVTKTVSNDSCFNFFAPPEVPESGDLDDAAEAIHAADFEIGHFLPERIIPRSVLYFTGEVIEDDDDDYDDEGKQADEEREKEGDEENNPDYEPKKDQNLAECKQ, encoded by the exons ATGTCGCTAGCACCTGGCGGTGCCTTGCTTCCAGCAGAGCACCAAAATCAGGACAGCAAA TTATCACTTCTCTATGCTGTTCTCTCTCAGCCTCTATTTCTATTTGATAAGCAATTTGAGATTATTAATGCAATTTATGAACCTATGGAAGAAGAATGTGAATGGAAACCAGATGAAGAAGACAAGATTTCGGAGCAGTTGAAAGAAAAGGCCAAGattgaagaagagaagaaagatgaagaaaaagaagagcccATAGGAATTCCTGAATTTTGGTTAACtacttttaagaatgttgacttgCTCAGTGATATGCTTCAGGAACATGATGAACCTATTCTGAAGCacttgaaatatattaaaatgaagttCTTGGATGCTGACCAGCCTATGAGTTTTGTCTTAGAATTTCACTTTGAACCCAgtgaatattttacaaatgaagtgcCAACAAAGACATATAGGATGAGGTCAGAACCAGATGATTCTGATCC TTTTGATGGACCAGAAATTATGGGTTGTACAGGGTGCCAGATAgattggaaaaaaggaaagaatgtcaCTTTGAGAACCATTAAGAAGAAGCAGAAACACAAGGGACGTGGGACAGTTTGTACTGTGACTAAAACAGTTTCCAATGActcttgctttaatttttttgcccCTCCTGAAGTTCCTGAGAGTGGAGATCTGGATGATGCTGCTGAAGCTATCCATGCTGCAGATTTCGAAATCGGTCACTTTTTACCTGAGCGCATAATCCCAAGATCAGTGTTATATTTTACTGGAGAAGTTattgaagatgatgatgatgattatgatgatgaagGCAAACAAGCAGATGAGGAACGGGAAAAAGAAGGAGATGAGGAAAATAATCCAGACTATGAACCAAAGAAAGATCAAAACCTAGCAGAGTGCAAGCAGTAG